A single Gemmatimonadota bacterium DNA region contains:
- a CDS encoding GNAT family N-acetyltransferase, which produces MKNFSLLIATLRNRFKVEDVPFQFRDPGVLADGDLRLRLHGTLLGDARRGIVPEYIFDMVRADSPDKPDYPATVMGRLSLRIGHTEHIEKYAGHIGYSVDPPYRGRRLAARSCLLILPLARAHGINPLWITCNPENAASRRTCEIIGSTLVETVPIPPSDPLYRWDTKWKCRYRVDI; this is translated from the coding sequence ATGAAAAACTTCAGTCTGTTGATTGCCACCCTCAGGAACCGATTCAAGGTCGAGGACGTCCCGTTTCAATTTCGCGACCCGGGCGTGCTCGCGGACGGGGATCTGCGGTTGCGGCTCCACGGTACGCTGCTGGGCGACGCGCGGCGCGGCATCGTTCCCGAGTACATCTTCGACATGGTGCGGGCGGACAGCCCGGACAAACCGGACTACCCGGCCACCGTGATGGGAAGGCTGTCCCTGCGCATCGGCCACACGGAGCACATCGAAAAGTACGCCGGCCATATCGGATACTCCGTGGACCCGCCCTATCGAGGCCGCCGGCTGGCAGCCCGAAGTTGCCTGCTCATCCTGCCGCTCGCCCGGGCACACGGGATCAACCCGCTCTGGATCACCTGCAATCCGGAAAATGCGGCGTCCAGACGGACCTGCGAGATCATCGGTTCCACGCTGGTGGAGACCGTCCCGATTCCCCCGAGCGATCCGCTTTACCGGTGGGACACGAAGTGGAAGTGCCGGTACCGGGTGG
- a CDS encoding adenosylhomocysteinase yields MAQELPTTIELPDYSGLPYKVADLSEAELGHREIAIAEQEMPGLMAVREKYAREQPLRDTRIMGSLHMTIQTAVLIQTLRALGAEIRWASCNIFSTQDHAAAAIADDGVPVFAWKGESLEEYWACTLQALTFEGETGPTQIVDDGGDATLLIHRGVEAEDDPSILDEPTDNRELQIINEILRRQLDRNPRFWHDMSANIRGVSEETTTGVHRLYQMMEDGKLLFPAINVNDSVTKSKFDNLYGCRESLADGLKRALDVMVAGKTVVVCGYGDVGKGCAQSMRGFGARVVITEIDPICALQAAMEGYEVTTIEDVLEQGQIFVTTTGNRDIIRVEHMERMQDQAIVCNIGHFDNEIQVDALNEFPGIVKQAIKPQVDKYVFPDGRAVFLLAEGRLVNLGCATGHPSFVMSSSFTNQVIAQIDLRLNEHETGVTTLPKHLDEEVARLHLKKLGVKLTRLSRNQADYIGVPIEGPYKPDHYRY; encoded by the coding sequence ATGGCGCAGGAATTGCCGACCACCATCGAGTTGCCCGACTATTCCGGCCTGCCTTACAAGGTGGCCGACCTGTCTGAGGCGGAACTGGGACACCGCGAAATCGCCATCGCCGAACAGGAGATGCCCGGGCTGATGGCCGTCCGCGAGAAATACGCCCGCGAACAGCCGTTGCGGGACACGCGGATCATGGGTTCCCTCCACATGACGATCCAGACCGCCGTGCTCATCCAGACACTCAGGGCCCTCGGCGCCGAGATTCGGTGGGCTTCCTGCAACATCTTCTCGACCCAGGACCACGCGGCGGCCGCCATCGCGGACGACGGCGTTCCCGTCTTCGCGTGGAAGGGGGAAAGCCTGGAAGAATACTGGGCCTGCACGCTGCAGGCGCTGACCTTCGAAGGCGAGACCGGACCCACGCAGATCGTTGACGACGGCGGCGATGCCACGCTCCTCATTCACCGCGGCGTGGAAGCGGAGGACGACCCCTCCATCCTGGATGAACCCACGGACAACCGGGAACTGCAGATCATCAACGAGATACTCCGTCGGCAGCTGGACCGCAATCCGCGATTCTGGCACGATATGAGCGCGAACATACGCGGTGTTTCCGAAGAGACGACCACGGGCGTCCACAGGCTGTACCAGATGATGGAGGACGGCAAGCTCCTGTTCCCGGCCATCAACGTCAACGATTCGGTGACCAAGTCCAAGTTCGACAATCTCTACGGCTGCCGTGAATCGCTCGCGGACGGTCTCAAGCGCGCCCTCGACGTCATGGTCGCCGGGAAGACGGTCGTCGTCTGCGGATACGGCGACGTGGGCAAGGGATGCGCACAGTCGATGCGGGGATTCGGCGCGCGCGTGGTGATCACGGAGATCGATCCCATCTGCGCGCTTCAGGCCGCCATGGAAGGCTACGAGGTGACCACCATTGAAGACGTGCTGGAACAGGGCCAGATCTTCGTTACGACGACGGGGAACCGGGACATCATCCGCGTCGAGCACATGGAGCGCATGCAGGACCAGGCCATCGTCTGCAACATCGGGCACTTCGACAACGAAATCCAGGTGGACGCGCTGAACGAATTCCCGGGCATCGTAAAACAGGCCATCAAACCCCAGGTGGACAAATATGTATTCCCCGACGGCCGCGCCGTTTTCCTGCTCGCGGAGGGGAGACTGGTGAACCTGGGATGCGCCACGGGCCACCCTTCCTTTGTCATGTCCAGTTCCTTCACCAACCAGGTGATCGCGCAGATCGACCTGCGGCTCAACGAACACGAAACCGGCGTGACGACCTTGCCGAAACACCTGGACGAGGAGGTGGCCAGGCTGCACCTGAAAAAACTGGGCGTGAAGCTGACCCGGCTGTCCCGGAACCAGGCGGATTACATCGGCGTCCCCATCGAAGGCCCCTACAAACCCGATCACTACCGATACTGA
- a CDS encoding divalent metal cation transporter: MSREYDPYALLPEHVRKPPADRWSTIRQLGPGLLLTGSIVGSGELIATTRLGAEVGFVVLWLILLSCAVKVPVQSELGRHAIATGQTTFVAFNKVPGPRLRVSWLVWGSLLLLLWSTMQVGGIFGTMSLSLDLIFPVFGNTSWLIILTLVGMGLGLVGQYMTLERITTILVALFTFTTLASAFLLFWTPYAVSPGVILDGLRFALPQDGAVTAFAVFGITGVGASELLLYPYWCVEKGYARSAGPRDGSPDWRARALGWIGVMKKDVWLCMVIYTLATLAFFFLGAAVLHAQGMVPEGFGTVQILSGMYTETLGNWAFYLFGVGAFVVLFSTYFVTIVGQSRMLADALSVLGLVTYARPNDRQRVVRIIGVLLPLVYLVLYVLWSAPVTMVIIGALMQTILLPAIGWAALYFSRTTAREAGVPPSRLLQAALTAATLIMAAFAIYAVWVRF, translated from the coding sequence ATGTCCCGTGAATACGACCCTTACGCGCTGCTCCCCGAACATGTGAGAAAACCGCCCGCCGACCGCTGGTCGACGATCCGCCAGCTGGGGCCGGGCCTGCTGTTGACCGGTTCCATCGTGGGTTCCGGCGAACTCATCGCCACTACGCGGCTCGGCGCCGAGGTCGGTTTCGTGGTGCTCTGGCTCATTCTCCTGAGCTGTGCGGTCAAGGTGCCCGTGCAGAGCGAACTCGGCCGCCACGCCATCGCCACGGGCCAGACCACTTTCGTCGCCTTCAACAAAGTGCCGGGACCGCGCCTGCGGGTTTCGTGGCTCGTATGGGGTAGTCTGCTGCTCCTGCTCTGGAGTACCATGCAGGTGGGCGGTATTTTCGGTACGATGAGCCTGTCGCTGGACCTGATCTTTCCAGTCTTCGGAAACACGTCCTGGCTGATCATACTCACCCTGGTCGGCATGGGGCTCGGTCTCGTCGGGCAGTACATGACGCTGGAACGGATTACCACCATCCTGGTGGCCCTCTTTACCTTCACCACGCTGGCCAGCGCGTTCCTCCTGTTTTGGACTCCCTATGCCGTATCGCCCGGCGTGATTCTCGACGGGCTGCGATTCGCACTGCCGCAGGACGGGGCCGTTACGGCCTTTGCCGTCTTCGGCATCACCGGCGTGGGCGCTTCCGAACTCCTGCTCTACCCGTACTGGTGCGTGGAAAAGGGATATGCCCGGTCGGCCGGGCCCCGGGACGGCAGCCCGGACTGGCGGGCGCGCGCCCTGGGATGGATCGGCGTGATGAAGAAGGACGTGTGGCTGTGCATGGTCATCTACACGCTGGCCACGCTCGCCTTCTTCTTTCTCGGGGCGGCCGTGCTCCACGCCCAGGGGATGGTACCCGAGGGATTCGGCACGGTGCAGATCCTCTCCGGCATGTATACCGAAACACTGGGAAACTGGGCGTTCTATTTGTTCGGCGTAGGCGCTTTCGTGGTCCTCTTTTCGACCTATTTCGTCACCATCGTGGGCCAGTCGCGCATGCTGGCGGACGCCCTTTCGGTCCTCGGCCTGGTGACCTACGCACGGCCCAACGACCGGCAGCGCGTCGTGCGCATCATCGGCGTCCTGCTGCCCCTGGTTTACCTCGTCCTGTACGTCCTGTGGTCCGCGCCGGTCACCATGGTGATCATCGGCGCGCTGATGCAGACGATCCTCCTGCCGGCCATCGGGTGGGCGGCGCTGTACTTCAGCCGGACGACGGCGCGGGAAGCGGGCGTTCCCCCGTCCCGGCTCCTGCAGGCGGCGCTGACGGCCGCCACGCTGATCATGGCGGCTTTCGCGATCTATGCGGTTTGGGTAAGGTTCTAG